From the Synechococcus sp. HK01-R genome, one window contains:
- a CDS encoding DNA-3-methyladenine glycosylase, which produces MATTPTQDPPALPQSFFARPAEQVAPELIGCLLVKRQTDGSLLWGVVVETEAYSQEEPACHGYRRRSPSNETLFGEPGRFYVYVSYGIHHCVNVVTDRADWANGVLLRAVALPGEPERVAAGPGLLARRFGIDRRHDSSSVCGENDVWLATRPSVLGHPELVSTTRIGITQGQDLLWRWYLRGSRSISRRASGDRMPGKAQAWSPDGLESP; this is translated from the coding sequence ATAGCCACCACCCCCACCCAAGACCCCCCAGCCCTCCCCCAGAGTTTCTTCGCCCGCCCTGCCGAGCAGGTCGCCCCAGAGCTCATCGGTTGCCTGCTGGTGAAACGCCAAACAGACGGCAGCTTGCTCTGGGGCGTGGTGGTGGAAACCGAGGCGTATTCGCAGGAGGAGCCTGCCTGCCACGGCTACCGCCGCCGCTCCCCCAGCAACGAAACGCTCTTTGGTGAGCCAGGGCGTTTTTATGTCTATGTGAGCTACGGCATCCACCACTGCGTGAATGTGGTGACCGATCGGGCGGACTGGGCCAATGGTGTGTTGCTTAGGGCCGTGGCACTGCCTGGTGAGCCTGAGCGCGTGGCAGCGGGACCTGGGCTCCTGGCCCGTCGCTTCGGGATCGACCGCCGCCATGACAGCAGCTCCGTCTGTGGGGAGAATGACGTGTGGTTGGCGACCCGGCCTTCCGTTCTCGGTCATCCTGAGCTTGTGAGCACCACACGGATCGGCATTACCCAGGGGCAGGATCTGCTCTGGCGCTGGTACCTCAGGGGCAGCCGCAGCATCAGCCGTCGCGCCTCTGGTGATCGCATGCCTGGGAAGGCGCAGGCCTGGAGCCCGGACGGGCTGGAGTCTCCATGA
- a CDS encoding aspartate carbamoyltransferase catalytic subunit → MSRWTHRHILDLAAFSREDYAAVLELAHRFRSMPVTGARKLPALQGRLVATLFFEPSTRTRSSFELAARRLSADVSSFSPGSSSLSKGESLLDTARTYVAMGADVLVVRHQCTSVPQQLAEALEASGERTVVLNGGDGLHSHPSQGLLDLYTLAHHFDPLHPLPEALRGKRILIVGDILHSRVARSNLWALTACGADVVLCGPPSLLPSAFAGFVDAPPPGQSVDPVRDRGSVTVSHRLDEALPGADAVMTLRLQKERMSQHLLTDLDRYHRDYGLSHARLERCGKPVPVLHPGPVNRGVEMTGALLDDTGRHSGRCLVEEQVRHGIPIRMALLYLMAAAESSADSALASVG, encoded by the coding sequence ATGAGTCGCTGGACCCATCGCCACATCCTCGATCTTGCGGCCTTCTCACGGGAGGACTACGCCGCTGTCCTTGAGCTTGCCCATCGGTTCCGGTCCATGCCGGTCACCGGTGCCCGCAAGCTCCCTGCCCTGCAGGGACGCCTCGTGGCGACCCTGTTCTTTGAGCCCAGCACCCGCACGCGCAGCAGTTTCGAGCTGGCGGCTAGGCGTCTGTCTGCCGATGTGTCGAGTTTCTCGCCGGGCAGCAGTTCTCTGAGTAAGGGGGAATCGCTGCTCGACACGGCCCGCACCTACGTGGCCATGGGCGCGGATGTGCTCGTGGTGCGCCATCAGTGCACCAGTGTTCCTCAGCAGCTGGCGGAGGCGTTAGAGGCCTCTGGTGAGCGCACGGTGGTTCTCAATGGTGGTGATGGACTCCACAGCCACCCCAGCCAGGGACTGCTGGACCTTTACACCCTGGCCCATCATTTCGATCCTCTGCACCCACTGCCTGAGGCGTTGCGGGGTAAACGGATCTTGATCGTGGGCGACATCCTGCATTCGCGGGTGGCCCGCTCCAATCTCTGGGCCCTCACCGCCTGCGGTGCAGATGTGGTGCTCTGCGGCCCCCCCAGCCTTCTGCCGTCCGCTTTTGCCGGCTTCGTGGATGCGCCACCACCTGGACAGTCTGTGGACCCGGTGCGCGATCGCGGTTCCGTGACCGTGAGCCATCGGCTCGACGAGGCCTTGCCTGGTGCCGACGCCGTGATGACCCTGCGCCTGCAGAAAGAGCGCATGAGCCAGCACCTGCTCACCGATCTGGATCGCTATCACCGCGACTATGGCCTGAGCCATGCCCGGCTCGAGCGGTGTGGCAAGCCAGTGCCGGTGCTCCACCCCGGTCCGGTGAACCGTGGGGTGGAGATGACCGGGGCCCTGCTCGACGACACTGGCCGACACAGTGGCCGCTGTCTGGTGGAGGAGCAGGTGCGTCATGGCATCCCGATCCGGATGGCACTGCTCTATTTGATGGCAGCTGCAGAGTCGTCCGCTGATTCGGCCCTGGCTTCGGTGGGTTGA
- a CDS encoding NAD(P)/FAD-dependent oxidoreductase codes for MAGEHFFLELEPPEERLRHAPHVVIVGGGFAGVRACKALANADVRITLIDKRNFNLFQPLLYQVATGLVSRGDVATPLRQLVGRQRNVQVLLGEVTQINPEGKQIVFNGKAYSYDHLVLATGSGSTFFGHEDWRTFAPPMKILEHAEEIRRRLLMAMEQAEQTPDPQTRQFLQTVVIVGGGPTGCEMAGAVSELMRNAMRREFRQLDPAKTRIVLVDPGERLLRAMPELLSERAQKTLEGLGVEMLFKGRVQTMQPGEVTVGTPNGDRRLQAATVIWTAGVRPSHLGRKLADSIECELDRGGRVVVEPDFSVKGHPEIRVVGDLCCYKHTSDGNPLPGMAGPATQAGGFVGKDIAAIIAGTNRPNFSWFDFGSMAVLDRVDAVADLRGFKFSGGIGWLLWAAAHLAFMPDRENRLSLLLKWIFAVVSQARSSMLLTGMPSQHMGLDAPDAPFPMKSGSGPSIASPDAALQAAMEYYSNQMTGQGYQPTEARAESADDSAAAIK; via the coding sequence ATGGCTGGAGAGCATTTCTTTCTGGAGCTCGAACCACCTGAGGAGCGACTTCGCCATGCCCCCCATGTGGTGATCGTGGGCGGTGGCTTTGCCGGGGTGCGCGCCTGCAAAGCCCTGGCCAATGCAGACGTGCGCATCACCCTGATCGACAAGCGCAACTTCAACCTGTTTCAACCACTCCTGTACCAGGTGGCAACCGGACTGGTCTCCCGCGGGGATGTGGCGACCCCCCTGCGCCAACTGGTCGGCCGCCAGCGCAATGTGCAGGTGCTCTTGGGGGAAGTCACCCAGATCAATCCAGAAGGCAAGCAGATCGTCTTCAACGGCAAGGCCTACAGCTACGACCACCTGGTGTTGGCCACCGGCTCTGGCAGCACCTTCTTCGGCCATGAAGACTGGCGCACCTTCGCGCCGCCGATGAAGATCCTCGAGCACGCCGAGGAGATTCGCCGCCGGTTGCTGATGGCCATGGAGCAGGCCGAGCAGACGCCTGACCCTCAGACCCGTCAGTTCCTTCAAACCGTTGTGATTGTGGGTGGTGGCCCCACCGGATGTGAGATGGCCGGCGCGGTTTCCGAGTTGATGCGCAACGCCATGCGCCGGGAATTCAGACAGCTGGACCCAGCCAAAACCAGGATCGTGCTCGTCGATCCTGGGGAGCGACTGTTGCGGGCCATGCCTGAACTGCTGTCGGAGCGAGCCCAGAAGACTCTGGAGGGTCTTGGTGTGGAGATGCTGTTCAAAGGTCGGGTGCAGACGATGCAACCAGGGGAAGTGACGGTTGGCACCCCCAATGGCGATCGACGCCTCCAGGCCGCCACCGTGATCTGGACCGCCGGCGTGCGCCCCTCCCACCTGGGGCGCAAGCTGGCCGACTCGATCGAGTGTGAACTGGACCGTGGGGGCAGGGTGGTTGTGGAACCCGACTTCTCCGTGAAAGGGCACCCCGAGATCCGCGTCGTGGGTGATCTCTGCTGCTACAAGCACACCAGCGATGGCAACCCACTCCCGGGGATGGCCGGCCCGGCCACGCAAGCAGGAGGCTTCGTGGGCAAGGACATTGCAGCGATCATCGCCGGAACCAATCGTCCCAATTTCAGCTGGTTCGACTTCGGCAGCATGGCCGTGCTCGATCGAGTGGATGCCGTCGCCGATCTGCGCGGCTTCAAATTCTCAGGAGGCATCGGCTGGCTGCTCTGGGCTGCTGCCCACCTGGCCTTCATGCCCGATCGGGAAAATCGTCTGTCCCTCCTGCTGAAGTGGATCTTCGCCGTGGTCTCCCAGGCCCGGTCCTCCATGCTGCTCACTGGAATGCCCAGCCAGCACATGGGTCTTGATGCACCCGACGCACCATTCCCGATGAAAAGCGGCAGCGGCCCCTCGATCGCCTCACCGGATGCGGCTCTGCAAGCAGCCATGGAGTATTACTCCAATCAGATGACAGGCCAGGGCTATCAACCCACCGAAGCCAGGGCCGAATCAGCGGACGACTCTGCAGCTGCCATCAAATAG
- a CDS encoding DUF565 domain-containing protein: protein MAARLQSTRLQRNLGEWASRLEAWADNPWRRASLLAIVLMGGFFFGSSVASIAGATGQLDPIAALVTVALLELMVRLRRSWRPLNQGGLALQVLDMGRFGLLYGLLLEGFKLL, encoded by the coding sequence ATGGCCGCGCGTTTGCAATCCACCAGGCTCCAGCGCAATTTGGGCGAGTGGGCTAGCCGTCTTGAGGCCTGGGCAGACAATCCTTGGCGACGCGCTTCTCTGCTGGCCATCGTCTTGATGGGTGGCTTTTTTTTCGGAAGTTCAGTGGCGAGCATCGCCGGCGCAACCGGCCAGCTCGATCCAATCGCCGCCCTGGTGACGGTGGCACTGCTGGAACTGATGGTGAGGCTCCGGCGCAGCTGGCGTCCCCTCAATCAAGGGGGCCTGGCCTTGCAAGTCCTCGACATGGGCCGCTTCGGGCTCTTGTATGGCCTGCTTCTCGAAGGTTTCAAACTGCTCTGA
- a CDS encoding PCP reductase family protein, with amino-acid sequence MDWSADAEQALKEVPFFVRPAVRKRIESMAKESGRSSIDAAFYAEARARFGQS; translated from the coding sequence GTGGACTGGAGCGCAGACGCTGAGCAGGCTCTCAAAGAAGTGCCGTTCTTCGTGCGTCCAGCCGTGCGCAAGCGCATTGAGTCGATGGCCAAGGAGAGCGGTCGATCCAGCATTGATGCCGCCTTCTACGCCGAGGCCCGCGCCCGGTTCGGCCAGTCATGA
- a CDS encoding DUF2555 domain-containing protein: MSSAGITEEQLARFDEEGVADLARRLEDDDYATPFAGLADWHLLRALAIHRPELTFPYVHLIDQEPFDED, translated from the coding sequence ATGTCCAGTGCAGGTATCACGGAGGAACAGCTCGCCCGCTTTGATGAGGAGGGTGTTGCCGACCTGGCCAGGCGTCTGGAGGACGATGACTACGCCACCCCCTTTGCGGGTCTGGCTGACTGGCACCTGTTGCGGGCCCTCGCGATTCATCGCCCAGAGCTCACGTTTCCCTATGTGCATCTGATCGACCAGGAGCCTTTTGATGAGGACTAG
- the coaBC gene encoding bifunctional phosphopantothenoylcysteine decarboxylase/phosphopantothenate--cysteine ligase CoaBC gives MTSSPLQGKRLLVAASGSIAAVKTPLLVSALVRAGAEVRCLITPSASRLVSATALASLSRHRCYQDEDQWDPAEPRPLHIALAEWADLVIVAPLSATSLARWSQGLAEGLLAGVLIATERPVLAAAAMNTGMWRHPAVQRNWQELQAHPRVLALGPESGLLACDRIGDGRMADPALIELAASSVLEQQAAGGTLSFDWSGRRLLVSAGPTREQLDPARFISNCSSGRMGVLIAQAARLRGAEVTLVHGPLDVPHAWLEGIACHPVTSALAMEQALGQHWPSSDALVMAAAVADWRRRGGPSGVKLPKQEMVADLLADLEPVPDLLAGLMQTRRPGQVALGFAALSGEPSALLEQARSKRQAKGCDLLFANPVDRPGQGFGAVNNGGWLLLPKDRVEELPVTSKLRLAHQLLDSLIQAAIEAES, from the coding sequence GTGACCTCCTCGCCTCTCCAGGGAAAGCGTCTTCTGGTCGCTGCCAGCGGAAGCATTGCAGCGGTGAAGACACCCCTGCTGGTGAGTGCCCTGGTTCGGGCCGGCGCCGAGGTGCGCTGCCTCATTACGCCCAGTGCCTCACGCCTCGTGAGCGCTACGGCGTTGGCCAGCCTCAGCCGCCATCGTTGCTATCAGGATGAAGACCAGTGGGACCCTGCAGAACCCAGGCCCCTCCATATCGCCCTGGCGGAATGGGCCGATCTTGTGATCGTTGCCCCCTTGAGCGCCACCAGCCTGGCCCGCTGGAGCCAGGGGCTGGCAGAGGGACTGCTGGCTGGGGTCCTGATCGCAACGGAGCGTCCCGTGCTCGCGGCCGCGGCCATGAACACCGGCATGTGGAGGCACCCGGCCGTGCAGCGCAATTGGCAGGAGCTGCAGGCCCATCCCCGGGTGCTGGCTCTGGGTCCGGAATCCGGCCTGCTCGCCTGTGATCGGATCGGCGATGGGCGGATGGCCGACCCCGCGTTGATCGAGCTTGCGGCCTCCAGTGTTCTGGAACAACAGGCTGCCGGCGGGACGCTGTCTTTCGATTGGTCTGGCCGTCGGTTGCTGGTGTCAGCTGGCCCCACGCGGGAGCAGCTGGATCCAGCGCGGTTCATCAGTAATTGCAGCAGCGGTCGGATGGGCGTGCTGATCGCCCAGGCAGCTCGCCTGCGCGGAGCGGAGGTGACGCTTGTGCATGGCCCCCTCGATGTGCCGCACGCCTGGCTGGAGGGGATTGCCTGTCATCCAGTGACCAGTGCCCTCGCCATGGAGCAGGCCCTAGGGCAGCACTGGCCTTCGTCCGATGCCCTGGTGATGGCGGCCGCTGTTGCTGACTGGCGTCGACGCGGTGGCCCCTCCGGCGTCAAGCTGCCCAAGCAGGAGATGGTCGCCGATCTGTTGGCGGATCTAGAGCCAGTGCCAGATCTGCTCGCAGGGTTGATGCAAACCCGTCGCCCTGGCCAGGTGGCTCTGGGATTCGCCGCCCTCAGTGGTGAGCCATCGGCTCTGCTCGAGCAGGCCCGGAGCAAACGTCAAGCCAAAGGTTGTGATCTGCTGTTTGCCAATCCGGTGGACCGTCCCGGCCAGGGATTTGGTGCGGTCAACAATGGTGGCTGGCTGCTCTTGCCCAAGGATCGGGTGGAGGAGTTGCCGGTCACCAGCAAATTACGGCTGGCCCACCAGCTGCTGGACAGCCTGATTCAGGCTGCAATCGAGGCGGAATCCTGA